From a single Maniola hyperantus chromosome 3, iAphHyp1.2, whole genome shotgun sequence genomic region:
- the LOC117996287 gene encoding sodium- and chloride-dependent GABA transporter ine-like, translating to MSKADSSAETALPSVAIHVGNFGDEDQEHFKLLEPSSQAPVLTPSGQIRKVKSFTDTHRLRDVNAASGAASARSLRPYDQVTAYPDGSDSGTNHYAPSVRSLASIGMGCTDGRKMVIRRVPTSPTELFHLVRPPTPPDEDTASHESDCGEEEEDAETVHLKPRRPFWANKIQFVLACVGYSVGLGNVWRFPYLCYKSGGGAFLIPYFIILLVCGVPMLFMELAIGQYTAHGPIGALSQICPLFKGAGVASVVISFVMSTYYAVIIAWAIYYFFTSFKSEVPWASCSNRWNTPQCWVPNHNTNISKPNGSQTPTEQFFEKKVLSMSDGIEYPGGMRWELAACLVCAWVLVYFALWKSIKSSAKVRYITTTLPFLLIIVFLGRSLTLDGADKGLRFFFKPDWELLKQSRPWVNAASQIFNSIGIAFGSMIMFASYNRFDNNFLHDTLAVSLINAVTSLIVGIFTFATIGNIAFEQNTSVKDVIADSPGLLFVVYPQAIAKMPASQLWAVLFFFMFLCLGLNSQFAIVEVVVTSIQDGFPDMIRKRLVYHELLVLCVCAVSLVFGLPHIIHSGIYIFQLMDYYAASLSITYLAFFEMVGIAWFYGVDRLSKNIKQMTGQCPSLYFRFCWLIAAPALLLALWVASLVDYMPPSYRQYQYPAWAQVLGWTIASVSLLCIPVYAVIVIIRSPGSSFREKLRNSIRPTSLCDCGVADCDLCCSESEPPDDKVTIN from the exons ATGAGTAAAGCCGATTCTTCGGCGGAAACCGCCTTGCCTAGTGTGGCCATCCACGTGGGTAACTTTGGAGATGAAGACCAGGAACACTTCAAACTTCTCGAGCCAAGTTCACAAGCACCTGTTTTAACGCCCTCTGGACAAATTCGCAAAGTCAAAAGTTTCACTGATACACACAGACTCAGAGATGTGAATGCCGCTTCGGGTGCTGCGTCCGCACGAAGTCTACGTCCATACGATCAGGTGACAGCTTACCCGGATGGTTCTGATAGCGGAACAAATCATTATGCTCCTTCTGTCCGTTCTCTTGCATCAATCGGAATGGGATGTACTGATGGCCGAAAAATGGTCATCCGACGAGTTCCTACCTCGCCCACGGAACTGTTTCATCTAGTACGTCCTCCTAC GCCACCAGATGAAGACACAGCGTCTCATGAGAGTGACTGCGGCGAAGAGGAAGAAGATGCGGAGACCGTGCACTTGAAACCGAGAAGACCATTCTGGGCTAACAAGATACAGTTTGTGCTGGCTTGCGTAGGTTACTCCGTTGGCCTTGGCAATGTTTGGCGCTTCCCTTATCTTTGCTACAAGAGCGGAGGAG GAGCATTTCTGATACCCTACTTCATAATACTCCTAGTATGCGGCGTGCCTATGCTGTTTATGGAACTGGCTATAGGTCAATACACCGCTCATGGGCCTATCGGCGCGCTCTCACAAATTTGCCCGCTATTCAAAG GAGCTGGCGTAGCGAGCGTGGTGATCTCTTTTGTAATGTCCACGTACTACGCAGTCATTATCGCATGGGCCATTTATTATTTCTTCACATCATTTAAATCGGAGGTGCCATGGGCAAGCTGTTCAAACAGGTGGAATACGCCACAGTGTTGGGTTCCCAACCATAACACTAACATTAGTAAACCAAATGGTTCTCAAACACCTACTGAACAATTTTTTGA GAAAAAGGTCTTAAGCATGAGTGATGGTATAGAATATCCTGGTGGCATGCGGTGGGAGTTGGCAGCTTGTTTAGTTTGTGCTTGGGTTCTGGTTTACTTCGCACTATGGAAAAGTATTAAATCCTCAGCCAAAGTTAGATACATCACTACAACCTTACCATTCTTACTGATTATAGTATTCCTTGGTCGATCACTAACACTCGATGGTGCTGATAAAGgcttaagattttttttcaaacctGACTGGGAACTTCTAAAACAATCAAGGCCATGGGTGAACGCCGCCTCGCAAATCTTCAATTCCATCGGAATCGCCTTTGGGTCAATGATAATGTTCGCCTCTTACAACCGTTTCGACAACAACTTCCTACACGACACATTGGCTGTATCATTAATCAACGCGGTTACTAGTCTCATCGTGGGCATATTTACTTTTGCTACTATTGGAAACATAGCCTTTGAGCAAAACACATCTGTGAAAGACGTCATCGCTgata GTCCTGGATTACTCTTCGTTGTATATCCCCAAGCTATCGCAAAAATGCCAGCATCCCAGCTTTGGGCCGTATTATTCTTTTTTATGTTCCTCTGTCTCGGTTTGAATAGTCAG TTCGCAATCGTTGAAGTAGTGGTAACATCCATACAAGATGGTTTTCCTGACATGATACGCAAGCGCCTTGTGTACCACGAACTGTTGGTGCTGTGTGTTTGTGCTGTTTCTCTTGTATTCGGCTTACCACATATAATACACAGCggcatttacatttttcaactAATGGACTATTATGCTGCTTCACTCAGCATTACATATCTGGCTTTCTTTGAAATGGTCGGTATAGCGTGGTTTTATGGCGTTGACAGATTGTCTAAGAATATCAAGCAAATGACTG GACAATGTCCATCGCTATATTTTCGTTTCTGCTGGCTAATAGCGGCGCCGGCGCTGTTACTGGCGCTTTGGGTTGCGAGCTTAGTGGACTACATGCCTCCAAGTTATCGTCAATATCAGTACCCGGCATGGGCACAAGTGTTGGGCTGGACCATAGCAAGCGTGTCCCTATTGTGCATACCGGTGTATGCCGTCATAGTTATAATCAGATCCCCTGGATCTAGTTTCAGAGAG AAACTACGTAATTCAATACGCCCAACGTCTTTGTGTGATTGCGGTGTTGCTGATTGTGATCTATGCTGTTCAGAATCTGAACCGCCCGACGACAAAGTGACGATTAACTAG
- the LOC117996292 gene encoding glycerol kinase 3-like isoform X1, giving the protein MREFGKFGPLIGAIDEGTSNVKFLVFAANTSEVLTYHQVSLKRFSPQEGWVEQDALEILSAVLECIEVTVDNLKKLDINPEDVLGIGITNQRETTVVWNSSNGEPLYSAIVWLDVRTSSVVDDLLKTKGAQCINAVTQTSGLPLSTYFSSVKLKWLLQNVTAIKDAVSNGECMAGTVDSWLIWNLTGGSRGGIHATDVTNASRTQLMSLKTLQWDRGLLRFFDIPLQILPKIKSSAEIYGYISTGSLLGTPIAGCLGDQQAALVGQNCMNFGQVKCTYGTGCFMLYNTGESIVHSQNGLLTTIAYKMGPNSPPIYALEGSVAIAGDTLQWLQDSLGIISDVTETETQASQVTDTDEGSICFVPAFNGLYSPHWRKDARGVMCGLSSRTRRQHVVRAALEAVCQQTRAVADAMAADCAPLRRLLADGGMAQNAALMQMQADLLAIPVIRPLMMESTALGAAIVAGRALRVWPVSTPSPPADKFLPGISSEEREIRKVRWEAALDRCLGWASKDQETAHYKPDEVDYTTAVLPSGLFFLGTALLVILADKLRM; this is encoded by the exons ATGCGTGAATTTGGGAAATTTGGCCCTTTAATTGGTGCCATCGACGAGGGTACATCAAATGTTAAATTTCTG GTATTTGCTGCCAATACATCGGAGGTACTGACATATCACCAAGTATCCTTAAAACGGTTTAGTCCACAAGAAGGATGGGTGGAACAAGATGCTTTAGAAATTTTAAGTGCTGTCTTAGAATGTATTGAA GTTACAGttgacaatttaaaaaaacttgataTTAATCCTGAAGATGTTCTGGGTATTGGAATCACTAACCAAAGAGAAACTACAGTAGTGTGGAATTCTTCAAATGGAGAACCTCTTTATAGTGCTATTG TATGGTTAGATGTAAGAACATCCAGTGTTGTCGACGATCTACTAAAAACCAAAGGAGCACAGTGTATTAATGCTGTAACTCAAACCAGTGGGCTTCCACTGTCTACATACTTCTCATCAGTAAAGCTGAAATGGCTCCTACAAAATGTCACTGCTATTAAAGATGCTGTTTCTAATGGGGAGTGCATGGCCGGCACAGTGGATTCCTGGTTGATTTGG AATCTAACTGGTGGAAGCAGAGGTGGAATACATGCTACAGATGTCACAAATGCGTCTCGAACGCAACTCATGTCACTAAAAACTTTGCAATGGGACAGAGGACTTCTACGTTTCTTTGATATTCCCTTGCAAATATTGCCAAAGATAAAAAGTTCTGCTGAAATATATGGTTATATTTCTACTGGTTCTCTGTTAGGCACTCCAATTGCAGGg TGTTTAGGAGATCAACAAGCAGCTCTAGTAGGTCAAAATTGCATGAATTTCGGCCAAGTTAAATGCACTTACGGGACAGGTTGTTTTATGCTTTACAACACAG GTGAATCTATAGTGCACTCGCAGAATGGTTTACTTACAACAATAGCTTACAAAATGGGGCCTAACTCTCCACCAATATATGCATTAGAAGGATCAGTTGCTATAGCAG GCGACACGTTACAGTGGCTGCAAGATAGCCTGGGGATTATAAGTGATGTCACAGAAACTGAAACCCAAGCGTCCCAAGTAACGGATACTGATGAAGGAAGCATTTGTTTCGTGCCAGCATTTAATGGATTGTATTCACCTCACTGGAGGAAAGATGCCAGAGG TGTGATGTGCGGGCTCAGCAGCAGGACGCGGCGCCAGCACGTGGTGCGCGCGGCGCTGGAGGCGGTGTGCCAGCAGACGCGCGCCGTGGCCGACGCGATGGCCGCCGACTGCGCGCCGCTGCGCCGCCTGCTGGCCGACGGTGGCATGGCGCAGAACGCCGCGCTCATGCAGATGCAGGCCGACCTGCTTGCCATTCCTGTG ATTCGCCCTCTAATGATGGAAAGTACAGCTCTTGGAGCAGCTATAGTGGCGGGCCGCGCACTCCGGGTATGGCCAGTTAGTACGCCGAGCCCACCAGCTGATAAGTTTTTGCCTGGCATTTCTAGTGAAG aaCGAGAAATACGTAAAGTTCGCTGGGAAGCAGCACTGGACAGATGTTTGGGGTGGGCATCTAAAGACCAAGAGACAGCTCACTACAAACCTG ATGAGGTCGACTATACAACAGCAGTGTTACCATCAGGTCTATTCTTCCTCGGCACTGCGCTACTGGTCATATTAGCAGATAAATTGAGGATGTAG
- the LOC117996292 gene encoding glycerol kinase 3-like isoform X2, whose amino-acid sequence MREFGKFGPLIGAIDEGTSNVKFLVFAANTSEVLTYHQVSLKRFSPQEGWVEQDALEILSAVLECIEVTVDNLKKLDINPEDVLGIGITNQRETTVVWNSSNGEPLYSAIVWLDVRTSSVVDDLLKTKGAQCINAVTQTSGLPLSTYFSSVKLKWLLQNVTAIKDAVSNGECMAGTVDSWLIWNLTGGSRGGIHATDVTNASRTQLMSLKTLQWDRGLLRFFDIPLQILPKIKSSAEIYGYISTGSLLGTPIAGCLGDQQAALVGQNCMNFGQVKCTYGTGCFMLYNTGDTLQWLQDSLGIISDVTETETQASQVTDTDEGSICFVPAFNGLYSPHWRKDARGVMCGLSSRTRRQHVVRAALEAVCQQTRAVADAMAADCAPLRRLLADGGMAQNAALMQMQADLLAIPVIRPLMMESTALGAAIVAGRALRVWPVSTPSPPADKFLPGISSEEREIRKVRWEAALDRCLGWASKDQETAHYKPDEVDYTTAVLPSGLFFLGTALLVILADKLRM is encoded by the exons ATGCGTGAATTTGGGAAATTTGGCCCTTTAATTGGTGCCATCGACGAGGGTACATCAAATGTTAAATTTCTG GTATTTGCTGCCAATACATCGGAGGTACTGACATATCACCAAGTATCCTTAAAACGGTTTAGTCCACAAGAAGGATGGGTGGAACAAGATGCTTTAGAAATTTTAAGTGCTGTCTTAGAATGTATTGAA GTTACAGttgacaatttaaaaaaacttgataTTAATCCTGAAGATGTTCTGGGTATTGGAATCACTAACCAAAGAGAAACTACAGTAGTGTGGAATTCTTCAAATGGAGAACCTCTTTATAGTGCTATTG TATGGTTAGATGTAAGAACATCCAGTGTTGTCGACGATCTACTAAAAACCAAAGGAGCACAGTGTATTAATGCTGTAACTCAAACCAGTGGGCTTCCACTGTCTACATACTTCTCATCAGTAAAGCTGAAATGGCTCCTACAAAATGTCACTGCTATTAAAGATGCTGTTTCTAATGGGGAGTGCATGGCCGGCACAGTGGATTCCTGGTTGATTTGG AATCTAACTGGTGGAAGCAGAGGTGGAATACATGCTACAGATGTCACAAATGCGTCTCGAACGCAACTCATGTCACTAAAAACTTTGCAATGGGACAGAGGACTTCTACGTTTCTTTGATATTCCCTTGCAAATATTGCCAAAGATAAAAAGTTCTGCTGAAATATATGGTTATATTTCTACTGGTTCTCTGTTAGGCACTCCAATTGCAGGg TGTTTAGGAGATCAACAAGCAGCTCTAGTAGGTCAAAATTGCATGAATTTCGGCCAAGTTAAATGCACTTACGGGACAGGTTGTTTTATGCTTTACAACACAG GCGACACGTTACAGTGGCTGCAAGATAGCCTGGGGATTATAAGTGATGTCACAGAAACTGAAACCCAAGCGTCCCAAGTAACGGATACTGATGAAGGAAGCATTTGTTTCGTGCCAGCATTTAATGGATTGTATTCACCTCACTGGAGGAAAGATGCCAGAGG TGTGATGTGCGGGCTCAGCAGCAGGACGCGGCGCCAGCACGTGGTGCGCGCGGCGCTGGAGGCGGTGTGCCAGCAGACGCGCGCCGTGGCCGACGCGATGGCCGCCGACTGCGCGCCGCTGCGCCGCCTGCTGGCCGACGGTGGCATGGCGCAGAACGCCGCGCTCATGCAGATGCAGGCCGACCTGCTTGCCATTCCTGTG ATTCGCCCTCTAATGATGGAAAGTACAGCTCTTGGAGCAGCTATAGTGGCGGGCCGCGCACTCCGGGTATGGCCAGTTAGTACGCCGAGCCCACCAGCTGATAAGTTTTTGCCTGGCATTTCTAGTGAAG aaCGAGAAATACGTAAAGTTCGCTGGGAAGCAGCACTGGACAGATGTTTGGGGTGGGCATCTAAAGACCAAGAGACAGCTCACTACAAACCTG ATGAGGTCGACTATACAACAGCAGTGTTACCATCAGGTCTATTCTTCCTCGGCACTGCGCTACTGGTCATATTAGCAGATAAATTGAGGATGTAG